The sequence below is a genomic window from Nitrobacter winogradskyi Nb-255.
GTGGTAAGCAGGCCGGAATCCCCGCAATAGGGCGAGAAATGACGGCCCAAAAGTCACGAAAAAGCGAGCGAAAGCGGAGGAGCGGTTGACGGAATGCCGCCGAGTCCTTAATAAACCATCATCCAGCGGATCGTTTCAGACGATGCCGGACCCCAAGCTTACGGAGGGTCGGGCGTCGTTCTTGTGGTTGAGGATACCCGCCTGAAATATCGAAGGAACAGCCGGCTCGGCGCGAGTCGGCAACAGGAGAGAAGTCTGTGGCCCGTATTGCCGGCGTGAATATCCCGACCAACAAGCGCGTCGTTATCGCGCTTCAGTATATCCATGGCATTGGTCAAAAGAATGCCGCCGAGATCATCGAAAAGGTCAAGATTCCGGCTGATCGCCGGGTTTCGCAACTGACCGATCAGGAAGTGCTTCAGATCCGGGAAGTGATCGACCGCGATTATCTCGTCGAAGGCGATCTTCGTCGTGAAGTCGGCATCAATATCAAGCGGCTGATGGATCTCGGCTGCTATCGCGGTCTGCGTCATCGCCGCGGACTGCCGGTGCGCGGCCAGCGCACCCACACCAATGCGCGCACCCGCAAGGGGCCGGCCAAGTCGATCGCCGGCAAGAAGAAGTAAGAGCGCGGACCAGCAAACGGCGCGTAGCGGATAGATTCGGGTCGCTGCTCGCTTCGTCGGTGTAGCCGCTGGCATTACGGCGGCGTTGAGATCACAGGAAAGGCTGACAATGGGTAAGGAAGCTACGACACGCGTTCGCCGCCGCGAGCGCAAGAACATCGCGTCCGGCATCGCGCATGTGAATTCGTCGTTCAACAACACCACCATCACCATCACCGATGCGCAGGGCAATACGATCGCCTGGTCATCGGCGGGGACGATGGGTTTCAAGGGCTCGCGCAAGTCGACGCCTTATGCCGCTCAGGTGGCGGCGGAAGACGTTTCCAAAAAGGCGCAGGAGCACGGTATGCGTACCCTCGAAGTCGAGGTGGCCGGCCCGGGTTCGGGTCGCGAATCGGCGCTGCGCGCGCTGCAGGCCGCGGGTTTTACCGTTACCTCGATCCGCGATGTGACCGCGATTCCTCATAATGGTTGCCGTCCGCGCAAGCGCCGGCGCGTCTGATATTCGACAGCGGTGGTTCGTTGTTCCGCCGACTGCGATTTTTTATCTGACTGCGCGGATTGATCCGCGTCCTCCAACGCCAACGATGTTGATGGCATGGGTGAAACAGTGACGATCCAGAAAAATTGGCAAGAGCTTATCCGGCCGAACAAGCTGCAGGTCGTTCCCGGCAGCGATCCCTCGCGCTTTGCGACCCTGATAGCCGAGCCGCTTGAACGGGGTTTCGGCCAGACGCTCGGCAACGCGTTGCGCCGCATCCTGCTGTCCTCGCTGCAAGGCGCGGCGGTGCAGTCGGTGCACATCGATGGCGTCCTGCACGAATTCTCCTCCATCGCGGGCGTTCGCGAGGACGTCACCGACATCGTGCTGAACATCAAGGACATCGCGATCAGGATGCAGGGCGAAGGCCCCAAGCGCATGGTCGTGAAGAAGCAGGGTCCCGGCACCGTCACCGCGGGCGATATCCAGACCGTCGGCGACGTCGTGGTGCTCAACCCCGACCTTCAGATCTGCACCCTCGACGATGGCGCTGAAATTCGCATGGAGTTCACCGTCGCTTCCGGCAAGGGCTATGTCGCCGCCGAGCGTAATCGGCCGGAGGATGCGCCGATCGGATTGATCCCGGTCGACAGCCTGTATTCGCCGGTGCGAAAGGTTTCGTACAAGGTCGAAAACACGCGTGAGGGTCAGATTCTCGACTACGACAAGCTTACCATGACCATCGAAACCAATGGCGGGGTGACGCCCGAGGATGCCGTGGCTTTCGCCGCGCGCATTCTTCAGGACCAGCTCAACGTTTTCGTCAACTTCGAGGAACCGCGCAAGGAAGTCACCACCGAGATCATTCCGGACCTGGCGTTCAATCCGGCTTTCCTCAAGAAGGTCGACGAACTGGAATTGTCGGTACGCTCCGCGAACTGCCTGAAGAACGACAACATCGTTTATATCGGCGATCTGGTGCAGAAGTCGGAAGCGGAGATGCTGCGCACCCCGAACTTCGGACGCAAGTCGCTGAACGAGATCAAGGAAGTGCTGGCCCAGATGGGGTTGCACCTCGGCATGGAAGTGCCGGGCTGGCCGCCGGAAAATATCGACGAACTGGCGAAGCGTTTCGAGGACCATTACTGAGCTTTGATTTCCTCCCCGGAGGAGACGGGGAACCAGAGCGGGGCGAACGCAGGCAGCCCACCTGAGCAGCGCGACCGGCGATCGGTCGGTGTCGGACAAGACTGAGGATCACATCTATGCGTCATGGCAAGGTTCACCGGAAGCTCAATCGCACTGCTGAGCACCGCAAGGCGATGTTCGCCAACATGTCGGCATCGCTTATCAAGCACGAGCAGATCGTCACCACGTTGCCGAAGGCAAAAGAACTGCGTCCGATCGTCGAAAAATTGGTGACCCTGGGCAAGAAGGGCGGTCTCGCCAAGCGCCGCCAGGCGATCAGCGAGATGCGTGACATCGATCAGGTGAAGAAGCTGTTCGACGTGCTGGCGCCGCGCTACAAGGACCGTCATGGCGGATATACCCGCATCATCAAGGCTGGTTTTCGCTATGGCGACAACGCGCCGATGGCCGTGATCGAGTTTGTCGATCGCGACGTGGAGGCCAAGGGTCAGGACTCCGGGCCGGTGCAGAATGAGGCCTCGGAAGCCGCCTGAGCGTGATATCTTTGAAGCTGAAAAAGGCGGCGCCGCGGAGCGCCGCCTTTTTTGTTGCTTCAAGTTCGCGCTGTAAGGTGCTTCAAACGAAGCATATCCTCGGAGTTCGCGTTCGAGGAATGAAATCCGGGTTCACTTGAGAAACCGCGTCAGATCAATTCATGGGAGCCAATATCTGGCCTGAAGATGCTATCGCCTGCTGATTGCAAGGGAGCTTATAGCGTTTTCGAGCGAAGTGGATACCGGTTCGCGTGAAGAAAACGCGTCAAAACAAGATCATAGAGCCTCGCTTCTGATTCCATCAAAAGCGAAAAGGCTCTAAACGGGTGCAGGTCTTGTACCTCGTGGTTTTTCCGCAGAGTTCTTCGGTGACATTCCTTCCCTGGAGATTGGAAAAATGAACTTTGAGATGGTTTTTGCCGCCGCCTTGCTGACCGACGACATACTTGCCGCCATTCATGATCTGCACGCCTACTCAAACGGGGGTGGCACGGCCATTAGTCGAGAGAAGCTCCGCGAAATTGTCGACAAGTATGTGACGTTCGACGAGAAGGATTTTCCCGAGCTTCGCAGCGATGTGGACTGGAGCGCTGTTGTGGCGTATTGGCGCGAAGCGGTTGAGGATATGGAAGAAGCCATCAAGGGAGAAGTTCCCGTTTACAAGTAGGATCAGGAGCAACTCGGAAGCGACAGACAGTTCACGGATTCGAAGCCGTAGCTGGAATGCGATAGCGGCCATCGCTAGCGATAGGGACGCCGTTTACTTCTCGAAATTGGCTGCTGACGATATTGAGCGCGTCCTGTCCTTCATTCGTGTGACGGTTGGTTCTGACTGCAAATTTTGAAGTGATGCGGTCAGGCAAGAGGCAGGCTGCGCGCACGGGCAACCAAGCTGCGCGGGAGAATCCGGAAACAGCCCGGTAATCGTCAAAAGCCAAGTCTTTCGCTTCTCCTGGAGGTTCGCGAAACCAGAGCCTCGCTTCTGATTCAGACGCGGGACTCTATGAGTTTGTTTTGGCGCGTTTTCTTCACGCGAGCCGGTATCCACTTCGCTCCAAAACACTATATATCTGCGATCCTGATCCCGGGAATCAAATTCATGACGCTGCTCCGCCTGTCCGCCGCTCTGCTCCTCTCTCTGACGATGCTGGCGCCTGCTCATGCCCAGGACCGTCGCGTCCCGGCCTCCCAGGCCGAACTGCGGCTTTCCTATGCGCCGATCGTGCAGCGGGTGGTCCCGGCCGTGGTCAACGTCTACGCCGCTAAAATGATTCAGCATCGCCATCCGCTGCTGGATGATCCGATATTTCGTCGTTTCTTCGGCGTTCCGGGCGGGCAGCCGGAACAGATGCAGCGCTCGCTCGGCTCCGGCGTGATGGTCGATCCGTCCGGCCTCGTCGTGACGAACAATCATGTGATCGAGGGCGCGGATCAGGTCAAGATCGCGCTGCCGGACAAGCGTGAGTTCGAGGCGGAGATCGTGCTCAAGGATACGCGCACTGATCTTGCGGTCCTGCGGTTGAAGAATGTGCATGAGAAGTTTCCGACGCTCGATTTCGCGAATTCGGATGAGTTGCAGGTCGGCGATGTCGTCATGGCGATCGGAAATCCGTTCGGCGTCGGGCAGACGGTGACGCAAGGCATCGTTTCGGCGCTGGCGCGCACGCAGGTCGGGATTACGGATTATCAATTCTTCATCCAGACCGATGCGGCGATCAATCCCGGAAACTCGGGCGGGGCGCTGGTTGACATGACGGGCCATCTCGTCGGCATCAACACCGCGATTTTCTCGCGCACCGGCGGGTCGCTTGGCATCGGCTTCGCCATTCCGGCCAACATGGTGCGGGTGGTGGTGGCGTCGGCCAAGAGCGGCGGCAAGGCGGTGCGCCGGCCCTGGCTCGGAGCCCGGCTGCAGGCGGTAACCCCGGAGATTGCCGAAACCATTGGCCTCAAGGCGCCGGCCGGTGCGCTGGTGGCCAGCGTTGCGGCTGGAAGTCCGGCGGCGCGCGCCGGTCTCAAACTGTCCGACCTGATCGTCTCGATCGACGGTCAGCCTGTCGATGACCCCAATGCGTTTGACTATCGGTTCGCAACGCGTCCGCTCGGCGGGACCTCGCAGCTGGAAGTCCAGCGCAACGGAAAGCCGCTCAAGCTCACTGTTCCGCTCGAAACAGCGCCGGATACCAGTCGCGACGAGGTCGTGATTACCGCACCATCACCGTTCCAGGGCGCCAAGGTGGTGAATGTCTCGCCGGGGCTGGCCGATGAGCTTCATCTCGATTACGGCGCCGAAGGGGTCGTGATCGTCGCATTGGCGGAGAGTGGAATGGCCGCGAATGTCGGGTTCAGGAAGGGCGACATCATCCTCGCGGTCAACAACAAGAAGATTGTCAAGACCACCGATCTCGAACAAGCCGTTCGCGAAGCGAGGCGGCTCTGGCGGATCACGCTGATGCGCAGCGGCCAGCAGATTCAAGTCATGCTGGGCGGATGAGCCCGAAGCGCCAGCACGACTCCAGGAGCCTGTTCGCCGCGGCGGGCCTGGAGCGTGATGCGCCGCATCCGCTGCCGGACAGGCTGCGGCCGCAGATGCTTTCGGACGTCGTCGGGCAGGATCACATTCTGGGGCCGGACGGCGCGCTGACCCGGATGCTGGAAACCCGCACGCTGGGCTCGCTCATCTTCTGGGGACCGCCGGGGACCGGCAAGACCACGGTGGCGCGGCTGCTGGCGGACGCGACCGCGCTGCATTTCGAGCAACTGTCGGCGGTGTTCTCCGGCGTCAATGATCTGAAGAAGGCATTCGAGGCCGCCCGCGCGCGCCGCGAGTCGGGGACGGGTACGCTTCTGTTTGTCGACGAGGTGCATCGCTTCAATCGCGCGCAACAGGATTCGTTTCTGCCTGTCATGGAGGACGGAACCGTCGTTCTGGTTGGCGCGACCACCGAGAACCCGTCGTTCGAACTCAACGCGGCGCTGTTGTCGCGGGCGCGCGTGCTGGTGTTTCGTTCGCTTGACGCGCTGGCGGTCGAGAAATTGTTCGTCCGCGCCGAAGAGGTCGAGGGCAAGCCGCTGCCGCTTGATGCAGAAGCGCGCGCGGCGCTGGTGCGCATGGCCGACGGGGATGGGCGAGCGGCGCTCACGCTGGTCGAGGAAGTCTGGCGGTCGGCGCGCGAGGGCGAGGTCTTCGATGCCGGTCAGTTACAGGGCGTGCTGCAACGCCGCGCGCCGATCTACGACAAATCCGCCGACGGCCACTACAACCTGATTTCCGCCTTGCACAAGTCGGTGCGGGGCTCCGATCCCGATGCGGCGCTGTACTATCTGGCGCGGATGATCGAGGCGGGCGAGGACCCGTTGTTTCTCGCGCGCCGCGTGGTGCGGATGGCGGTGGAGGATATCGGGCTTGCGGATCCTCAGGCGCTGGTGATCTGCAACGCGGCCAAGGATGCCTATGATTTCCTCGGCTCGCCGGAAGGCGAACTCGCAATCGCGCAGGCGGTGATCTATCTCGCGACCGCGCCGAAGTCCAACGCCGCCTACAAGGCGTTCGGCGCGGCGATGCGCGTCGCGAAGGACGCCGGCTCTCTCTTGCCGCCGAAGCACATCCTGAACGCGCCGACCAAACTGATGAAATCCGAAGGTTATGGCGGCGGCTATCAATACGATCACGATATGCCGGACGCGTTTTCCGGACAGGATTACTTTCCGGAGACGCTCGGCCGCCAGACCTTTTATGATCCGCCGGATCGTGGGTTCGAGCGCGAAATCCGCAAGCGAATGGATTACTGGGCGAAACTGCGGCGGGAGCGCGCGTCATGACGGGCTTGATCGACGCCATGGTCAGACTGCCGATCCACGATCCCGACAAATTTGCGCGACGGCGTACGTTCAAGGACTGTTTCAGGACGGAGCGGCTTATGATGCTCCGGCAAGGAGCGAGGCGTAATCAGGTGCAGACGATGCGAAGACATATGACCCGATGGCTGTTGGCGCTGGCGCTGCTTGGCATCACGAACGCCGCGCGCGCGGAGATGGCGGAAGTTGCTCCGGGCGTGACCGTCACGAAGAAGACGTTCCAGGCGCGGATGGATGAACAGCCGTTCTACGGTTTCGCGGAAAAAACGGCCGAACAACAAAAGGCCGATACCGACTTTCTGGCGGCGGCGGACAGGAAGGGCACGCGCGAGGCGGTTTCCGCCGCAGCCATTGAGCGCGGATGGGGGCATCTGGATCGCGGTAACTTTCCGGAAGCGATCAAACGGTTCAATCAGGCGTGGCTGCTGGCTCCGGAGCGGAGCGCGATCTACCAGGGTTTCGCGGTGGTCACCGCGGCGCGCTTCGGCGATCTCGATTATGCCGAAGAACTGTTCAAGGTTGCATTGCGGCAGCCGAAGCAGCGGCGAACGCTGAAAGCTGATTACGGACGCCTGCTGCTGAAAGCCAAGCGTCCGGCCGAGGCAAAGACGATTCTGGAGGAAGGCGTGCGCGAGGCGCCGGACTTCGCCGACGGGTGGGTCAGCCTTGGGCTTGCACGGTTGCAGACGGATGACGCCGCGGGCGCATGCGCGGCCGCGACCGAAGCCAACAAGCTCAAGCTTTCGCGCGGAGCGATGATCGACCTGTTGTTGCTGAAAAGGCAGGGGGCTTGCCCTTAGGATCGGATGTCTTCGGGCTGCCTGATATCATCTGCACGCTTGCCTGGAGAGCCTCTCCGCTTCCGATAGATCGGAAGCGGGGCTCCCACGAATTGATTGACGCGTTTTCTTCACGCGAAACGGCATCCATCCTGGGCCAAACCCAGAGGACATGCTCCACTCGAAAACGCTATAGGGTTTGAAGTTGGGTCTACGACGAAGAACTGAATTCCAGGGGAACCGATGAGCCGGCGCGACAAGCGATCTTCTGCGGAATCCGGCAGCCGCGGGAGCGAGCGTCATACAAATGCCGTGGCCAAAGCAGCCCGTCCCGGAAAAGCGGCACGTTCGAAAGGCCGTGGGGAGGTGGAGCGATCAGCGGGCGAGCGGTGGCAGGGGGTTCGGCCTGGCAGGCCGCAGCGCGCGGGTGCTCCCCGCAACTCCGTCCATTCCGCCGAAAAGCCCCCCGAGCCCGTGCCGGCGCCGCTGCCGACGAAGGTGCAGACCGTCGCGGTGACGGCGGATGAAGCCAACATGCGAGTCGATCGCTTTCTTGAAGCACGCTTTCCCGGCCTGTCGTTTTCCCACATTCAGCGCGTCGTCCGCAAAGGCGAGTTGCGCGTGAACGGCAGGCGCGCCGACAGCAAGGATCGCGTAAGCGAAGGCGACAAGGTCCGCATTCCGCCGCTCAAGCTCGACACGCCTAAGGCTGCGGTCGGTCTCTCGGACGCCGAGACGAAAATCCGCGACGAATTGCGGAAGATGGTGCTGTTCGAGGACGCGGACGTCATGGTGCTGAACAAGCCGGCGGGCCTTGCGGTGCAGGGCGGCTCCGGCCTGTCCCGGCACATCGATGGAATGCTGGAAACAATGCGCGACGCCAAAGGGCAGCGGCCGCGCCTCGTGCATCGGCTGGATCGCGAGACGGCGGGCTGCCTGCTGATCGCCAAGACGCGTTTCGCCGCCACGGCGCTGACGGGCGCGTTCCGCCATCGTTCGGCGCGCAAGATTTACTGGGCGCTGGTCGCAGGGGTGCCGAAGCCGAAGCAGGGCCGCATCTCGACCTATCTCGCCAAGGAAGAGAATGAAGAGGAGTCGATCATGCGGATCGCCGCGCATGGCGACGAGGGGGCCAGTCACGCCGTGACCTACTATGCGGTGGTGGAGACCTCCGCCCAGAAGCTGGCGTGGGTGTCGCTGAAGCCGGTGACGGGGCGAACGCATCAACTGCGCGCGCACATGGCGCATATCGGTCATGCCATCATTGGCGATCCCAAGTATTTCAACAAGGAAAACTGGCAGTTGCCTGGAGGTCTTCAGAATCGTCTGCATCTGCTGGCGCGCCGTATCGTGATTCCGCATCCGCGCGGCGGCGTTATCGATGCGAGCGCGCCGCTGCCGCCGCATATGCTGCAGTCCTGGAATCTGCTCGGCCTTGAAGCGGACCGTTTCGATCCCATCGAAAACGCGCCGGAAGAATAGCTTGGCGACATAACATCAGAAATTGCTTTATAGCGTTTTCGAGCGAAGCATGCCCTCGGGCTTGACCCGAGGATGGATGACCTGTTCGCGTGAAGAAAACGCGTTAAATCAAAAAGATTCTAGAGCGGGATGGGTTTATTTTGAATCGATTGAGATTCCCAAATCAGAATTCATCTGATTCAACATGCTGACTGGGAAGGAGGCCAGCATGGATGGGACGAGCCTATTCGAACGACCTTCGTGAGCGGGTAGTGCGTGCTGTCGTTAAAGGCGGCCTGTCGCGGCATCAGGCTGCGGCCCAGTTTGGGGTGGGCATCAGCACGGCGATCAACTGGGTACAACGCTTCCACGAGACCGGCAGCGTCGCGCCAAGCCAGATCGGCGGCTATAGGCCAAAGAAGATTGCGGGGCCGCACCGCGAATGGCTGCTGCAACGGTGCCGAAAGGAC
It includes:
- a CDS encoding replication-associated recombination protein A; translated protein: MSPKRQHDSRSLFAAAGLERDAPHPLPDRLRPQMLSDVVGQDHILGPDGALTRMLETRTLGSLIFWGPPGTGKTTVARLLADATALHFEQLSAVFSGVNDLKKAFEAARARRESGTGTLLFVDEVHRFNRAQQDSFLPVMEDGTVVLVGATTENPSFELNAALLSRARVLVFRSLDALAVEKLFVRAEEVEGKPLPLDAEARAALVRMADGDGRAALTLVEEVWRSAREGEVFDAGQLQGVLQRRAPIYDKSADGHYNLISALHKSVRGSDPDAALYYLARMIEAGEDPLFLARRVVRMAVEDIGLADPQALVICNAAKDAYDFLGSPEGELAIAQAVIYLATAPKSNAAYKAFGAAMRVAKDAGSLLPPKHILNAPTKLMKSEGYGGGYQYDHDMPDAFSGQDYFPETLGRQTFYDPPDRGFEREIRKRMDYWAKLRRERAS
- the rpsK gene encoding 30S ribosomal protein S11, coding for MGKEATTRVRRRERKNIASGIAHVNSSFNNTTITITDAQGNTIAWSSAGTMGFKGSRKSTPYAAQVAAEDVSKKAQEHGMRTLEVEVAGPGSGRESALRALQAAGFTVTSIRDVTAIPHNGCRPRKRRRV
- a CDS encoding DNA-directed RNA polymerase subunit alpha codes for the protein MGETVTIQKNWQELIRPNKLQVVPGSDPSRFATLIAEPLERGFGQTLGNALRRILLSSLQGAAVQSVHIDGVLHEFSSIAGVREDVTDIVLNIKDIAIRMQGEGPKRMVVKKQGPGTVTAGDIQTVGDVVVLNPDLQICTLDDGAEIRMEFTVASGKGYVAAERNRPEDAPIGLIPVDSLYSPVRKVSYKVENTREGQILDYDKLTMTIETNGGVTPEDAVAFAARILQDQLNVFVNFEEPRKEVTTEIIPDLAFNPAFLKKVDELELSVRSANCLKNDNIVYIGDLVQKSEAEMLRTPNFGRKSLNEIKEVLAQMGLHLGMEVPGWPPENIDELAKRFEDHY
- the rpsM gene encoding 30S ribosomal protein S13; this translates as MARIAGVNIPTNKRVVIALQYIHGIGQKNAAEIIEKVKIPADRRVSQLTDQEVLQIREVIDRDYLVEGDLRREVGINIKRLMDLGCYRGLRHRRGLPVRGQRTHTNARTRKGPAKSIAGKKK
- a CDS encoding tetratricopeptide repeat protein is translated as MTRWLLALALLGITNAARAEMAEVAPGVTVTKKTFQARMDEQPFYGFAEKTAEQQKADTDFLAAADRKGTREAVSAAAIERGWGHLDRGNFPEAIKRFNQAWLLAPERSAIYQGFAVVTAARFGDLDYAEELFKVALRQPKQRRTLKADYGRLLLKAKRPAEAKTILEEGVREAPDFADGWVSLGLARLQTDDAAGACAAATEANKLKLSRGAMIDLLLLKRQGACP
- a CDS encoding RluA family pseudouridine synthase, whose amino-acid sequence is MSRRDKRSSAESGSRGSERHTNAVAKAARPGKAARSKGRGEVERSAGERWQGVRPGRPQRAGAPRNSVHSAEKPPEPVPAPLPTKVQTVAVTADEANMRVDRFLEARFPGLSFSHIQRVVRKGELRVNGRRADSKDRVSEGDKVRIPPLKLDTPKAAVGLSDAETKIRDELRKMVLFEDADVMVLNKPAGLAVQGGSGLSRHIDGMLETMRDAKGQRPRLVHRLDRETAGCLLIAKTRFAATALTGAFRHRSARKIYWALVAGVPKPKQGRISTYLAKEENEEESIMRIAAHGDEGASHAVTYYAVVETSAQKLAWVSLKPVTGRTHQLRAHMAHIGHAIIGDPKYFNKENWQLPGGLQNRLHLLARRIVIPHPRGGVIDASAPLPPHMLQSWNLLGLEADRFDPIENAPEE
- a CDS encoding DegQ family serine endoprotease yields the protein MTLLRLSAALLLSLTMLAPAHAQDRRVPASQAELRLSYAPIVQRVVPAVVNVYAAKMIQHRHPLLDDPIFRRFFGVPGGQPEQMQRSLGSGVMVDPSGLVVTNNHVIEGADQVKIALPDKREFEAEIVLKDTRTDLAVLRLKNVHEKFPTLDFANSDELQVGDVVMAIGNPFGVGQTVTQGIVSALARTQVGITDYQFFIQTDAAINPGNSGGALVDMTGHLVGINTAIFSRTGGSLGIGFAIPANMVRVVVASAKSGGKAVRRPWLGARLQAVTPEIAETIGLKAPAGALVASVAAGSPAARAGLKLSDLIVSIDGQPVDDPNAFDYRFATRPLGGTSQLEVQRNGKPLKLTVPLETAPDTSRDEVVITAPSPFQGAKVVNVSPGLADELHLDYGAEGVVIVALAESGMAANVGFRKGDIILAVNNKKIVKTTDLEQAVREARRLWRITLMRSGQQIQVMLGG
- the rplQ gene encoding 50S ribosomal protein L17 translates to MRHGKVHRKLNRTAEHRKAMFANMSASLIKHEQIVTTLPKAKELRPIVEKLVTLGKKGGLAKRRQAISEMRDIDQVKKLFDVLAPRYKDRHGGYTRIIKAGFRYGDNAPMAVIEFVDRDVEAKGQDSGPVQNEASEAA